Sequence from the Gammaproteobacteria bacterium genome:
ATATTTATTCACCGTGGCGTCGAGCCCCTCCCAGTTTTCCGCCGCCGGTTTGATCTCGGCCAGCAGCCAGGCGAGATAGTCACCGGTGTCACGTTGCGCCTTGTCGGCATCGCACACGCTACCGTGGCCGGGGACGATGATTGCCGGTTTCAGGGTGGCGAGGGCGGCATCGAAGGCGGTGCGCCAGCTGCCGACCCTGCTCCAGGGCAACACACCGAGCATGCGATCCACATAGACCAGATCGCCGCTGAACAGCACCTGTTGTCGCGGCAGCCATACCACGGCGTCACCGGGAAAGTGTGCGTCACCAAACCAGCGCAATTCGACGGCTATGCCGCCCAGGGTCAGAACCGCGCTGTCGCCAGCGATGGGTTGCGAGGCGAACCGCGCCTCGGTGCCGGCCAGGCGCTCCTTGAGTACGGATTTCAATCCGGCCAGGTGTTGGACGGCAAATTCCCGTTGGGTGCGCACCGTGCGTTGCAGGGCGATGACTTGCGCGCCCTTTTCCTGCAAGTAGCCGTTGCCCAGCCAGCGGTGATCCTGCGAGCCGGTATTGATGATCCAGCGGATGGGTTGCGCCGTCACCGTGTGCACCGCGCGTTCGATCACCTGCGCACCCTGGCGCGAGGCGCCGCTGTCGATCACTGCCACGCCCTCTTCGGTGACAATGAAGCCGAAGTTGGCGTTGAGGCCATAATTCTCATAGGTTCGGGCGCCGGTGGGCCCGACCAGGGCATAGACATTTTCCGCCACACGCTGCGGCGCCACCTCGAAGGCCTGCGCCACCGGAGCGAGAAACACCAGGCAGGACCACAGGGCAAGACGACTCATCATGCCGCGTTCTCCTCGCGCAGACGTGCAATGAGTTCGGCCACGCGTGCCTTGACCTCGTCGCGCGTGGCGCGAAACACCGCCATGACCTCCTCCTCCGTACCGGCGGCCTTGGCCGGATCGTCCAGCGGCCAGTGTTCCTTGCGCGTGCCGGGCGGTAGCACCGGGCAGTGCTCGTCGGCGTGGCCGCAGACGGTGACCACCCGATCGGCGGCCTCGAGCATGGCGTCGGTGACCCGGGTGGATTCCTGCCCGGAAATATCGACACCCGCCTCGGCCATCACCGCGATAGCGCGCGGATTTTTGCCGTGCGCCTCGATACCGGCCGATTCAATGCGCCAGCCGGACGGGGCGAACTGTCTGGCCCAGCCTTCGGCCATCTGGGAGCGACAGGAATTGCCGGTGCAAAGAAACAGGATGTTCATTCAGGACTCCTTGGGTTGTTGTTGTGGATCTCGTGTCAGGCGCAGCAGGCGCT
This genomic interval carries:
- a CDS encoding MBL fold metallo-hydrolase — protein: MMSRLALWSCLVFLAPVAQAFEVAPQRVAENVYALVGPTGARTYENYGLNANFGFIVTEEGVAVIDSGASRQGAQVIERAVHTVTAQPIRWIINTGSQDHRWLGNGYLQEKGAQVIALQRTVRTQREFAVQHLAGLKSVLKERLAGTEARFASQPIAGDSAVLTLGGIAVELRWFGDAHFPGDAVVWLPRQQVLFSGDLVYVDRMLGVLPWSRVGSWRTAFDAALATLKPAIIVPGHGSVCDADKAQRDTGDYLAWLLAEIKPAAENWEGLDATVNKYGDATRWRYLENSDALHRGNLNRSYVQFENNKTGEVPTP
- the arsC gene encoding arsenate reductase (thioredoxin); translation: MNILFLCTGNSCRSQMAEGWARQFAPSGWRIESAGIEAHGKNPRAIAVMAEAGVDISGQESTRVTDAMLEAADRVVTVCGHADEHCPVLPPGTRKEHWPLDDPAKAAGTEEEVMAVFRATRDEVKARVAELIARLREENAA